GCACGCATCGCGCGGCGTTACACAACGTCTGGATCGTCCTCGTCCCCGCCGCCGTGTTGCTGTGGGACGGCTCGATCCGCGAGGAATCGATCCTCCGAGACCGGTGGGGGAGCTACGGCCACCGCGTCGCGTGGGCCAGTTTGGCCGGGGTACTCTTCGCACACGTTCTGTTCGACGCCTTCTTCAACGGCGTCAACCTCTTCTGGCCGCTCCATGACCGGTTCTACGACCTGTCGGGATCGCTGCTCGTGACCGATCAGCGCGGCCTCGTCCAGACGTTCGTCCAACTCGATGCCAGGCACCTGGCCGAGTCGACGGCCCGCGGGACCACCGAAAATACCCACTACAGAACCGGGTTCGATCCCACTCGAGACGAACCGGCGACCGCCGTCGAACGGATCTTCCCCATCGCGGCGACCGGTGAACGGTTCGTGCTCGCCGTCGCCGGGTTCGGAACGGTACTCGTTCGAATCGTCGAAGACCGGCGGATCGACTGAGACCAGTGGTCCAACTGAGACCGGTGGTCCGACTGCGCCGCTGTCACGGGCCACAGCGGGACGGCTACTCAGTCGGCCCCTTGCTCGCGGACGGCGGTGCGGTCGTCTCGACGCGCTCGCAGAGCCACGCGATCGCCGCCTCGACCGTTTCCGGATTCGTACTCGAGACGCGGATCCGACCGGGGCGGTTCTCGCTTCGCGGATAGCTCCCGACCGAAACGTCGAAGCGCTCAGTGACTCCCTCGAGAGCCTCGTGGAGCGACCCCTCGGGTGCTGGCGTGTACAGCGTTTCTGCGGTCGAGTCGCCCTGGAACTCGTCTTCGACTGCCTCGAACATCGCCTGCATCTCGTCGGGAATGCCAGCGAAGACGTAGACGTTCTCGACGATGCAGCCCGGGGCCCACCCCTTGTCGGTGACGATCGGCGTCGCGCCCTCGGGAATCGAGGCCGCCGCATCGATGTCGAGTTGCAGGTCGTACTCCTCGACCATGTCCGGGTTCTCGTCCCGGAACGCGGCCGCCTTCTCGACGAGTCGCTCTCGGATCTCGCCGTGGACGACGAACTCGCGCTCTAAGCCGTCCGCGACGGCTTCGACGGTCACGTCGTCGGGGGTGCCGCCGATGCCGCCGGTGACGATCACGGCGTCGAACGCGTCGCTCCAGCGGTCGACGTAGTCCGCGATGAGGTCCCGGTCGTCGGGAATCGTCAGGATGCGCCGGACGGTGCTGCCCCGGTCGGTGATCCGCTCGGCCAGCCACGACGCGTTGGTGTTGGTCGTCGATCCCGCGAGAATTTCGTCGCCGACGGTGACGATCGCGACGTTCATAGCCGGGGTTCGACGCCCGGCCAGTTATCGGCTCGGGTTCCGGTCGTCGGTCGATGGGGGCGGTATCGCGCGACCGTTCGTCGGAACCGCGACCCCGGATCGAAACGCGCTCGAGGCCGTCCGAACCGGTCGCCGTCGTCGGTCGCCAGCGCCACGATTTTGTAAGTCCTGTGCCAAGCGGCCGTATGGAAGTCTTCACCGGCGACGAGCGTCCCGCTGCGTCCCCGTCGCCGAGCGATCTCCGTCGACCCACCGGCGCTGCCGCGGTGGGGGAGCGAATCGGTGATCGAACGCGAGACGGATCGAACGCGATACCGACGACGCGAGATCTCTCGCGGCGACCGGGGTGGGGTCGATGGTAGCCGTCGACCTCGCCTTCTCGTTCGGGCGACTCCTCTTCGCCCTCTTCCTTGTCTTCCTGAACGGCTTTTTCGTCGCCGCGGAGTTCGCGTACGTCCGTATCCGGCCGACGCAGATCGAAGAGCTCGTCGCGGAGGGGCGGTCGTCGGCGAAGCTCGTCCAGGAGGCCGAGGAGAACCTGGACGACTACCTCGCGACGACCCAGTTGGGTATCACGATCGCCTCACTGGGGCTGGGGTGGGTCGGCGAACCGGCCATCGCCTCGCTTCTCAGACCCGTGCTGGGACCGGTGCTTTCCGCTGGAACGCTTCATCTGGTCTCTATCGTGATCGGGTTCAGCGTCATCACCTTCCTGCACGTCGTCTTCGGGGAGCTCGCGCCGAAGACGCTCGCCATCGCGGACGCCGAGCGGATCGCGCTATTGGTCGCCGCGCCGATGAAGTTCTTCTACTACATCTTCATTCCCGGGATCATCGTGTTCAACGGGACGGCGAACTTCTTTACGCGGCTCATCGGCGTCGCGCCGGCCTCCGAGCGCGACGAGAGCCACAGCGAGGAGGAGATCCTGCGGATCGTCGCCCAGTCCGGCGAACAGGGAGCCGTCGACATGGACGAAGTCGAGATGATCGAATCCGTCTTCGACCTCGGCGAGACGGTCGCCCGCGAGATCATGGTGCCGCGCCCGGACGTCGTCACCGTCCGCGCCGGCATGCCCCTCTCTGAACTCCGCGGCGTCGCCGCCAGCGGGAACTACACGCGGTTCCCCGTCGTCGACGAGGTCGCCGACGAACCGGTCATCGGGTTCGTCCACGCGAAGGACGTCCTCCAGGCCATCGAGGCCGCAGACGGGGACGACGCGGGCGACGAACCGGTCGGTGAACCGACCGCTCGCGACCTCGCTCGAGACGTCCTCATTGTTCCCGAAACCCGACGGATCGACGAGATCCTCGCGGAGTTCCGCAAACAGAACGTCCAGATGGCCGTCGTCATCGACGAGTGGGGTGCCTTCGAGGGCATCCTGACCATTGAGGACGTCATCGAGGAAGTCGTCGGCGAGATCCAGGACGAGTTCGACGTCGCATCGATGGAACCCTCGGTCGACGAACTCCCCGACGGCCGCTACGCCATGGACGGCGGCGTTCCGCTCGCGGACGTCAACGAGACGCTCGGAACCGAATTCGAGGGCGACGCGTTCGACACCATCGGCGGTCTGGTGTTGAGTCGCCTCGGTCGCGCGCCCGAAGTCGGCGACTCGATCGAGGCCGACGGCTACGAGTTGACCGTCGAGGGCGTGGAGGGAACTCGCATCTCGCGGGTGACCGTCAGCGAGGCCGTTCCGGAGGCCGAAGGATCGTCCGATTGACCGTCGCCGGGCCCATTCACCGCTCCTCTTTTCGCTGAGGCGTCGGCTGCCGGGTCGCCCGAATCGAATTCCCCCTCCTCATTTCGTCCCGGAGACATTTTCGAGTCTCAGTCGTAGAGATGCCGCGATCGGTAGGGACTCAGTCGGCCGGTACCACGCGGAGTCTCGGGTCTCGAGACGACGGTCCGATATTGCGGACGTTCACTCACGAATCGATGACTGTAACCAGACATAACACCTCTGCGACATCTTTATATCGTGAGATATACTTCGACCGGGTATGGAACGTCGGACATTCATCGGTGTCTCCGGTGTCGGACTCGGTCTCGCGGGATGTCTCAACATGAATGCTACTGAATCAGACGAGTCGAACGAGTCACGCGGCGAAACCGACCTGGCTGCCGAGAACGCGACGGACGAATCCGCCGAGGAGACGGGTACCGAGACCGATTCGTCGACGGATTCCGAGACTGAGACGGATACCGAGACTGAGACGGATACCGAGGAGACCGGCGACGAATCCGTCGACGAGAGCGAGGGGTCGGAGCGAACCGTGACGTTCCCCTCCTGCACTCGAGCGGAGGTTGCGGGGACGTTCGAAGCCGACGACGTCGCCTTCGCGAGCACGGACTTCTACGAGGACGGGCTGTACGGGAACACCATGATAGAGGACGGGGTCGTGTTCGGCGAAGACGTGGCCGCACCGTTCTCGGGGACGGTCGTGTTCGAGATCAGTGACGACGCAGCGGTTCACGAAGGGGCCGACGAGATAACCGTCGAGATACCCGAGTACGGCAGTGACGGGACCGTTATTTCGTCACTCACGACCGATCGAGAGGATTACCTCACGGGCGGTTCCACGTACGGGAACCCGAACGGGCGCGAGTGTCTGCGCGAAATCGAACCCGACGACGGTGGCGGCGCCACTGCCGACGAAGCGAGCGCGACGTTCGAAATAGCGGGTCTCGAGACGAACACGCCGATCGACGCCGGCGAATTCCTCGAGGTGAGCGCGACGATCGAGAACACCGGCGGGGCCGACGGCACACAGGACCTCGAACTGATCGTCGGTCACAGTTCGGAACGGGTCGAACGGCAGGCAGTGAGCCTCGAGGCCGGCGAGCGGACGACCCTCACGACGGGATACCAAACGCCGCCCGTCAATACCGATCAGGAGTTTCCCGTCCGCATCGAATCGGACGACGACGCGGCCGAGCGATCCGTGCTCGTCTACGGAACGAACTGAGACCCCCGAACCGCGCCGATCTCCGATTTGCGGTCCGAAACGCGCGACCGATCGGTCGGTGGCCGGTCTGCGCCGGATTCAGGGCCACTCGACGATCGGGTCGTCGGTCCCGGCCCGACGGATGTACTCGGTTTGCATCTCGGAGACCGCGTCGTCGAATCGTTCGCCCGCCTCGAGATAGTCGCCGACGCGGGCCAACTTCCATCGGCTCGGCGTCGTCCGTTCGGTCCAGCGCGCCTCGAGCGGTGCGAGATAGTCCTCGATGACGTCCGATGAGACGCCCTGCTCGCGGAGGCCCCGACGGGTGAATTCGAAGAGTTCCTCGTAGATCACGGTCGAGTCGGTCGTTCGAGTGCCGTCGGCGGTGACCCACGCGAGGTCGGCATCGATTCCGTTCTCGACCGCGGTGTAGAAACTCCGTTCCGCCGCATCTCGCTCGAGAGTCGAGAGCGGATGATCAGCCACACACAGACCCCGGACGAGCCCAGCGACCAAACACTGGAAGCCGATGGTCTCCGTGATCGTCGGCTGGGTGGGAAGCGGGCGGTATTCGAGACGAATCGACCACCGGTCGCCCTGATCGACCGGCTGGCCGCCGATGACGGTACGGAGCCACCGCCAGTACGTCCCCCGCTTGTGATCGAGTTCCCAGAACCGGTCTCCGAACGTCTCGCGATCGCCGTCCACGAGCCACTCGCGGAGAAATGGCGCACACGTCGGATCAGCCATAAGCTTGTCGACGGTATCGGCCGCGCTCCCAATCTCAGTGGGGAAGCGAACTTTCTCCCACGCCCGGTTGACTGACTGCTCGAAGACGGGAATTCGGAGTTCGTGATACGTTTCCTCGAGCAAGCGATACGGATCGTCGATATCGTACAGGTCCGGCGGGAGCAGCGGCGAGTTCGTCGCTAACGCGAGCACCGGACCGAGCGTCCGCAGGGCGGTATTGTAGTAGCGCGGAAACGCGTCGACGTCGGGGACCTGAACGTGTGGCTGGATCGAACTCGCCAGCGACTCGAACAGGATCGACGGAAACGCCCGCTCGAGGCCCGGCACCGAGAGGGTAATCGACCCCCCGGTTCGCTGCAGAACGTCGTTGTCGATCGCACAGTATCGCGGCGACGGCGTCATATTCGCCGCGACGGTCATCCCTTCGTTCTCATTGCCGTCCGTGAAGTAGTCGTCACTGCCCTCCGGTGGCGGAATCGTCCACATGGCGTCCAAGACGATCTCGAGCCCCTCCCGCTCGGCGGCTCGTTGCACAGCCCGGAAATCACGGCGGAGCGCTGCCGCCTGCGCCACGATTCCCTCCCCATCGAACGAGCTCGGATCAGTGTGCAGTTCGACGTTGTGCAACCCGAGTTCCCTCTCACAGGGACTCTCGAAGACGGTTTCGGGCACTCGAGCCAGCTGATTGTCCTCGTCGATCGCGTAGGCCTCGAGTTCGATCCCGAGACCGAAGCTGGGATTGTCGAGCCGCCCTGCTCGGAGGGCATCGGTGAGACGGGTGGCTTGCTCGTCGACGCGACGGTCGAACTCGCTGTGCGTCTCGTCACGGAGTGAACGCTCGACGAGGTCGATGAACGCCGCCATCATCGGAACAAGGCGGTCCAGTCGCTTAGAGGTGGGGTAGGGACTTCGCTCGAAGTGACACAACCCGCGGACGAGCGCCAGTGCTGCTGGGACAGGAGAGGAGGAACCGTCGCGGTAGCCGACGGGTCCGCAACCACTAAACGCGACTCACCCCAACGACATACCAATGACCGACTGGACGGAGAAGTACCGCCCGACGACGCTGTCGGAGGTACGCGGCAACAATAAGGCCCGCGACAAACTCGAGGAGTGGGCCGAGAGCTGGGACGACCACCACAAATCGGTGATCGTCCACGGCAGCCCCGGCGTCGGGAAGACGTCGGCTGCCCACGCGCTGGCCACCGATATGGGCTGGCCCGTGATGGAGCTCAACGCCAGCGACAGCCGAGGGGCCGACGTCATCGAGAAGATCGCCGGCGAGGCCGCGAAGAGCGGGACGCTCACCGCCGGCGAAGCGGGCCGTCGGCTGGTCATCCTCGATGAAGCGGACAACTTCCACGGCAACGCCGACTACGGCGGCTCTCGAGAGGTAACGCGCGTTGTTAAGGACGCGAACCAGCCGATCATTCTCGTCGCGAACGAGTTCTACGACATGAGTCAGTCGCTGCGCAACTCCTGTGAGACGATCGAGTTCCGTGATGTTTCGAAGCGGTCGATCGTCCCCGTGCTACGGGACATCTGCCGACGCGAAGGCATCGACTTCGAGGAGGAAGCCTTAGAGAAGATCGCCGAATCGACGAGCGGTGACCTGCGGTCGGCGGTCAACGACCTGCAGGCGGTCGCCGAAGAGGCCGAGCGATTGACCGTCGACGACGTGGTGACGAGCGAGCGCGATACCACCGAGGGAATTTTCGACTTTCTCGATGAACTCATCAAGGAAAAGACGCTGAGGGTGCGCTTCGGGCCTCCTACGACGTCGACGAGACGCCGGACGATCTGCTCAACTGGATCGAGGACAACGTCCCGAAGGACTACGAGGGCGCGGAACTGGCCGACGCCTACGAGTTCCTCTCGAACGCCGACCGCTGGCTCGGTCGCGTTCGGGCCACCCAGAACTACTCCTACTGGCGGTACGCGACGGACAACATGACCGCCGGCGTCGCCGCTTCGCGCCGGGGCGACAAAGGTGGCTGGACTCGATACGGGCCGCCGAGCTACTGGTCGAAACTCGGTCGGACCAAGGGGACGCGGAACACCCGCGATTCGATCGCCGAGCGCATCGCCGAGCGAGAGGGTGCGAGCGTCGCTACGGTCCGCCGAGAGATCCTTCCCTTCCTCTCCGCGATGACCCACCACTGCAAAACCGCGATCTGACCGTCCGCATGGCCGCGGCCTACGAACTCGACGAGTCCGAAGTCTCGTTCGTCACTGGCAGCGGAAAGGATACCAACAAGGTCCAGTCGATCGTCGAGGACGCCGAAGAGCTGAAAGCCGAGGAAGCGGTCGAACACTCGGGCAACGCCTTCTTCGAGGCCGAGCGCTCGAGCGGAGACGGCGAGACGGTCACCGCTGTGAGCGACGAGAGCGGCGACGATACCGACGGCTCGAGCGGGCAGCAGGCACTCACAGCAACGGAGTCGGACGATGAAACGATGCTGAGTCCGTGTCGGATGGATCGTCAGCAGCCGACGAATCCGACGACGATCAGTCCGGGTTGAGCGACTTTATGTAACCGTTTCCTTCCCGGACGCCGACTCGAGGGCTCGAGGGAACCGGGTTTGTGTTTTCTTTTGCCAAAATATGTCTATATATTGAATGATCGACACTATTACGTCGATGAACGGTGAGAGTGACTCTTGGTGATCCGCTGAATGACAGACCCACATAGCTGCCCGCTCTGTACGAAGACGTACGACGATCGCAACGATCTTCGCGTCCACCTCGAGGTGAAACACCGGAAATCCGAAGTCGTCTCCTATCTGGTCGACCTCGATGCAGAGATAACCGATATTTCGTCCGACCACGAGTCGGCGAGCGTCGACAAAGAGCGTCAGGCACCGTCTGCCTGATCGATTGCGGACCCGATCAGCGAACTTCTACCGGGAGTCGATCGCGAAACGCCGACGACAGTGCATCGCTGACGCCCGCAGCGAGGGCACGCGGTTCGGTATCGCCATCACGTTCGGTCCCGCCCAGCGGCGGTACCGTCTCGACGGGATACCCGGTCATCCGCTCGAGTTCGTCGGGATTGGTCCGCTCCGCGATCGTTTCGCCGGCGTACTCGTTGACGATGAGACCGCAAATGTCGATTCCTCGATCCTCGAGCGCGTCGACCGAGAGCGCGGTGTGATTGAGCGTGCCCAGTCCTGACCGCGTGACGACGACCGCCGTGGCCGCGAGGTCGGCGATGAGGTCGAGCACCTCCTGATCGCCGGCCAGCGGAACCCGGAGGCCGCCGATCCCCTCGACGATCGGGACCGGGGTCGTCTCTATCTCGCGCTCGCAAGCTGTGCGGATCGCTTCGTACTCGAGGTCCTCCCCGGCGACCTCGGCCGCGACGCGCGGCGCGAGCGCCGGCTCGAGATAGCGTGGACAGGTCGCGGCCTCTGGAGTGTCACAGGCCGCGGCGACGAACCCCGCGTCACCGACGAGCGAAGCTTGCCGAGCCGACGACTGTGAGCCGTCAACGTCGGCGGGCGGATGGCCGGTCTGGGCCGGTTTGATCGCCCGAGCGTCGTGGCCCTCCTCGCGGAGCAAGCGCGTGAGCCCGGCCGTCACGACCGTCTTCCCGACGTCCGTTCCAGTGCCGACGACGGCAATCGGCCGCTCGGCGCTCATAGCAGCCCCACTTCCTTGCCCGCCGCGCGAAACGCCTCGAGGCAGGTGATGATGTCGTTCCGATCGTGCGTCGCCATCGGGACGACGCGGATGCGGCTGGTCCCCTCGGGAACGGTCGGCGGTCGGATCGCCGGCGCGACGACATCGCGTTCGCGGACCCCGTCAGCGAGAGCGATCGCGTCCCGCCGATTGCCTACGAGCACGGGGAGGATCTGGGAGTCGCCCAACACCTCGAATCCCATCGACTCGAGGCCGTCGCGGAGGTGGGCGACGTTCTCCCAGAGTTCCTCTCGTGCACCGCCGTAGCGGGCGACGTGGAGCGCCTCGCTCGCGGCCGCAACCGCCGGTGGCGTGAGTCCGGTCGAGAAGACAAAGGAGCGCGCGTCGTTGAGCAAGCATTCGATCAACGCCGCGCTGCCAGCGACGTAGCCGCCTTGGCTCGCCAGCGCTTTCGAAAGGGTCCCCATCTGAATGTGGACCCGGTCCTCGAGTCCTTCCGCTTGGACGACGCCACCGCCGTTCGCATAGAGACCCGTTGCGTGGGCTTCATCGGCCATCACCCACGCGCCGAACGCCTCGGCGGCGTCACAGATCGCCTCGAGCGGGGCAACGGTGCCGTCCATGCTGAACACCGAATCGGTGACGATCAGCCAGGACTCGTCAGTCGGATCGCGGCCATCCTGCGTCGCTCGTTCGGCTCGGTCCTCGAGCTTCGATCGAAGACTCGCAGCATCGCAGTGGTCGTAGACGACGGTTTCGGTGTCCGCGAGCCGACAGCCGTCGATGATGCTCGCGTGGTTTAACTCGTCGGAGAAGACCACGTCCGGCTCGAGTCCCGTAATCGTTCCGACGTTCGCGGCGTAGCCCGACGAAAAGGCTAGCGCGCGCTCGGTGCCTTTGACCTCGGCGAGTTGCCGTTCGAGGTCGCGGTGGACCATCGTATCGCCAGTGACGAGTCGGCTCGCCCCGGCACCCGTCCCGACGGTCGCAGCGGCCTGCCGGGCCGCGTCCTGTATCCGCTGGTCGTCGGTCAGTCCGAGATAGTTGTTCGAGGCGAAGACGAGCGCCTCCGCTGTGTCGAGTACGGGTAATTCGCCGCCCGAGGGCTCGGCGAAGTAGCCGCGCTCGGCGACCCGGTCACCGGGCGATAGCGCGCGTTTCAAGTCGTTTTCCTCGAGGACTTCGAGTCGGTCCTCGAGGTCGAACCCGCGGTCGGCCATTCGGCTATACGGAGTCAGTGCCATGGT
This genomic stretch from Natrinema sp. SYSU A 869 harbors:
- the bioD gene encoding dethiobiotin synthase, giving the protein MSAERPIAVVGTGTDVGKTVVTAGLTRLLREEGHDARAIKPAQTGHPPADVDGSQSSARQASLVGDAGFVAAACDTPEAATCPRYLEPALAPRVAAEVAGEDLEYEAIRTACEREIETTPVPIVEGIGGLRVPLAGDQEVLDLIADLAATAVVVTRSGLGTLNHTALSVDALEDRGIDICGLIVNEYAGETIAERTNPDELERMTGYPVETVPPLGGTERDGDTEPRALAAGVSDALSSAFRDRLPVEVR
- a CDS encoding metal-dependent hydrolase; its protein translation is MPSTVVHVAFAGLLGVALLGDEFDTRAILVVMGCAALLDLDTLIGIVVPGTHRAALHNVWIVLVPAAVLLWDGSIREESILRDRWGSYGHRVAWASLAGVLFAHVLFDAFFNGVNLFWPLHDRFYDLSGSLLVTDQRGLVQTFVQLDARHLAESTARGTTENTHYRTGFDPTRDEPATAVERIFPIAATGERFVLAVAGFGTVLVRIVEDRRID
- a CDS encoding hemolysin family protein, whose amino-acid sequence is MVAVDLAFSFGRLLFALFLVFLNGFFVAAEFAYVRIRPTQIEELVAEGRSSAKLVQEAEENLDDYLATTQLGITIASLGLGWVGEPAIASLLRPVLGPVLSAGTLHLVSIVIGFSVITFLHVVFGELAPKTLAIADAERIALLVAAPMKFFYYIFIPGIIVFNGTANFFTRLIGVAPASERDESHSEEEILRIVAQSGEQGAVDMDEVEMIESVFDLGETVAREIMVPRPDVVTVRAGMPLSELRGVAASGNYTRFPVVDEVADEPVIGFVHAKDVLQAIEAADGDDAGDEPVGEPTARDLARDVLIVPETRRIDEILAEFRKQNVQMAVVIDEWGAFEGILTIEDVIEEVVGEIQDEFDVASMEPSVDELPDGRYAMDGGVPLADVNETLGTEFEGDAFDTIGGLVLSRLGRAPEVGDSIEADGYELTVEGVEGTRISRVTVSEAVPEAEGSSD
- a CDS encoding 8-amino-7-oxononanoate synthase, which encodes MADRGFDLEDRLEVLEENDLKRALSPGDRVAERGYFAEPSGGELPVLDTAEALVFASNNYLGLTDDQRIQDAARQAAATVGTGAGASRLVTGDTMVHRDLERQLAEVKGTERALAFSSGYAANVGTITGLEPDVVFSDELNHASIIDGCRLADTETVVYDHCDAASLRSKLEDRAERATQDGRDPTDESWLIVTDSVFSMDGTVAPLEAICDAAEAFGAWVMADEAHATGLYANGGGVVQAEGLEDRVHIQMGTLSKALASQGGYVAGSAALIECLLNDARSFVFSTGLTPPAVAAASEALHVARYGGAREELWENVAHLRDGLESMGFEVLGDSQILPVLVGNRRDAIALADGVRERDVVAPAIRPPTVPEGTSRIRVVPMATHDRNDIITCLEAFRAAGKEVGLL
- a CDS encoding molybdopterin-binding protein, yielding MNVAIVTVGDEILAGSTTNTNASWLAERITDRGSTVRRILTIPDDRDLIADYVDRWSDAFDAVIVTGGIGGTPDDVTVEAVADGLEREFVVHGEIRERLVEKAAAFRDENPDMVEEYDLQLDIDAAASIPEGATPIVTDKGWAPGCIVENVYVFAGIPDEMQAMFEAVEDEFQGDSTAETLYTPAPEGSLHEALEGVTERFDVSVGSYPRSENRPGRIRVSSTNPETVEAAIAWLCERVETTAPPSASKGPTE